Genomic window (Pelotomaculum isophthalicicum JI):
TGAAGGATGAAGGATTCAAAACGGAATACGAAAAGCTGAAACCGCGCTATGATATGATTTCGCAAATCATTGAAGCGCGAGCCAGCCAAAATATTACCCGGGAAGAATTGGCGCTTCGGGTTGGGACCCAGAAATCCAATATCAGCCGCCTGGAAAGCGGAACGTACGATCCATCCCTGGACTTTTTGTCTAAGGTTGCCCGCTCCCTTGGAAAGAGGTACAGGTTACGTTGAAATAAAAAATGTGAGAAGTTATAAAGAAGTGCATGATATCACAAACACAGATGGCAACAATTAAGGCACTGAGAGATCAGCGCCTTTTTTATAATGCTGAAACGAATAAATGCGCTTTGCCGCTGCTTTATTCGTTGATTCGAGTAAAGAAGTATAATATGATTAGATTGTCATTATAAGGAATATAAGATTAAAACTTTAGGTGAGTATTCTCCAGGGGGTAAGAGAATAAATGTCTGAAATAGGTAAAAGGGGTAGTTCTCGACGAAAAGGTGACGAATACCAAGACCTTACTGCCCTGCGGTTAGCCTTGGAAGCCTATATTAACCGGACACCTTTCGAGATGTATCTGGAGTACGAAAAATCTGGCAACCTTGATGACATCGTCCTCTTCCAGGGATCTAATATCTTTGCTTATCAGGTTAAGTATGCTGTCAACCCACTAGAGAACTACGAGACGATTGACTTCCTAAATCCGGAAAGCCCGGTCTATATCAAAAAATTTGCCGCTGGCTGGAATATTATGAAAAAGCGGTTTCCTGATCATAGACTTTCTGTATGCTTATGTTCAAACAGGGGCTTGGATAATGACCTCCTTGATCTCATTCATCCGGAAGGAACATTTACACGTGAATTTATCGAAGACCGCCGTCGTGGCGATGCAAAAAAACTTCGATCAGATATAGCCTTGGCTTCAGACCTTAAATCAGACTTATTTGCAGCATTCTTAGCAGACTTTAAATTTGTACTACGGCAACCAACTCTGTTAGAGTTAGAACAATATATTCGATCGGTTCTCCTTGACAAGGAATTGGGACTGTCAGATGGTACGGTCTTTTTTGATCTTAAAGAAGCTATTAAAAATAATGCGATTTTTTCGCGTGACGCAATTACTACCCAATCAATTGACAGCTTATTAGAGCGAGTCCAGAGTAAGTTGCTTATTCCTCAGGTATTCCCTGTCAACCAAGACCATTTCGTAGAACAAGAATCCCTTTCCAAGCAGCTAAACGAATTATTACCGCGGATTAATAAAGGATACCTGATTGTTACCGGTCTACCTGGTAGCGGAAAATCCACATCACTCACTATGTATTTCGATGAGCTTATTAGTTCTATGTATGAAGTTTTCAGATACTACTGTTTCGTCGGGGTCAATGATAACGCGCAGAGAATGCGTGTCCAGGCAGAAAGCCTCCGTGCCAACCTTCTGAGTGAGTTCCAACGGAGATATCCGGATGTTCTAAAAAGACGTTTTGATTATAGCGAACGTAATTTCCTTGAATGCTTAACGAAGCTGGCTAAATTTTTTGTAGACCATGGACGCCGATTCGTTATTTTCCTTGATGGATTAGACCATGCTGAGCGGCTTGAACCGGAAATAAGAGAAACGGTAATATCGGCTTTACCGGCGGATGTTCCCGAGGGAGTTACTATTGTTGTTGGTACGCAAGAATTGCATAAGTGGCCATATTTCCTTAAGCATGCTAGAGAGTGTCCCAATAGCCATATCAATATGCCATTATTCTCAGAAACTGAGACTCAAGATTACCTGGAGAATAAACGCGGTATTTCAGGCCTGACACATACTGACATCGTAGAAATATATAAACGCTCCGAAGGCTTACCTCTATATTTGCGGTATGCTGCTGAAATTCTCTTATCAAGTGAGTCGTTAAAGGAGGCCATAGATTCTCTGGCTCCAGCCTCGGGTGGGGATATTCGCAATTATTATGGACTTCTCTGGGAGGAGTTTGAACGAGTAGGTATGGGACAGGCTAAGCATCTATGTTTGGCTATGGCTTGTATGCGCTTTACTGTGCACAGGGATGAACTTTACAAAATTGCGGACCTTGATCGGCCAACTTTTGAAAATGCCTACAAGTGCGTTCAACATCTGCTACGTGATTCTGACGGGAGATTGACAGTATTTCACAATAGTTACCGTGAATTTGTAATTAGTCAGGTACCAGAAGACTGGATTTGCGAGTTAAGAAGAGATATCTGCACTTTCCTAAAGGATAACAGGGATTCTTCACGTTGGTTTGGTCACGTTTTCAGATATTGCTATGACGTTGAAGATTATACATATGTTCTTAATGAAGTAAACGAAGATTTTGTAGATCGTGCATTGCTTCACTGCCGTCCATCTGCGGAAATTATGGATGCGATACACTGGGCCGTAGAATCAGCATTCAATCAACAAGATATCGTACAACTCAGTCGCCTTGGGGCATTGAAGTTTAGAACCGGTGAACGTCTTGAAAACAATCTAAATCGATCTCTGCTCGGAGATGCACTTCTTGCGCTGGGACGGGAACAAGATGTAATTACATTTGCATATTCTTCAGAAGCGAATCACTTGCTGGTGGAGAGCCGTACCTCTCTTGCGGTCATGTATAGGTTGGCTGAAGCAGGGAAATTTGAGCTTGGGCAACAGCTTTTTGATGTTTTTACTAATGAATTTCGAGGGATTCATTCTGATAGTGCAGATGACGAACGGGCACAAGTCTTAGGTATAGCACGATGTTTAGCTATTTATAGGGAGAAGCAGGCACGTCCGCTACAATGGTTAGCTCAATTCAATTTCTCTCCTGGGATTCTAGAGCAAAAGGACTTATATGCCCCAGGTTACAGCCCACAATTAGATGCCTACATCGACACGCTTGTAAAATTTGGTTTTTTAGATAAGTGGAATCAACTCAAACGAGTGAAAAGATTATTCCCAAGCAAATTGGTACGATATCTATTGATCCGTGCATTTGCTAAACATAATCTTATAGATGAGTTGCGGACTGCCGTGTCTGAGTACTGGGAGCAGGAGCGGCCTTCTGGCAATGTTGAGCTTGCTTTCTATGCTGCCAAAGCAGGTATGCTGATTTCTGAGGTGACTGCCATTGCAGGCGCTATCGAGGCGCCAA
Coding sequences:
- a CDS encoding helix-turn-helix transcriptional regulator; its protein translation is MGKAGAKSAEVKELLMKDEGFKTEYEKLKPRYDMISQIIEARASQNITREELALRVGTQKSNISRLESGTYDPSLDFLSKVARSLGKRYRLR